GTTTATTCTCACCGGGCTGTCCAACAACCCCCACATCGAGGCTCTGCTCTTTGTGTGCTTCCTGGGAATTTACCTCCTGACCGTGACGGGGAACCTGATGATGCTGCTGGTGATCAGGACTGATTCCcgcctccacacacccatgtacttcttcctgagTAACCTGTCCTTCCTAGACCTCTGTTTCTCTTCAGTCACTGAGCCCAAGCTACTGAAGGACCTTCTGTCTGAGAAGAAAACTATCTCAGTAGAGGGCTGCCTAACGCAGGTGTTCTTTGTGTTTATCACTGCAGGGACTGAAGCCTTTCTGCTCTcagtgatggcctatgaccgctatgctGCCATCTGCCACCCACTGCTCTATGGCCAGGTGATGAGCAGCCAGTTCTGTGTGAAGCTGGTTTTCATCTCATGGTGCCTGGCCTCTTTCAATTCAGTCGTAATTTTGCTCTTGGCTCTTAACCTGGACTTCTGTGAGGCCCAAACCATACACCACTATACTTGTGAGctgccctccctcttccctctatCTTGTTCTGATATTTCCATCAATATTGACATCTTGATCTGCTCCATCTTATTGCATGGGCTTGGAACTTTCCTCCCAATCTTCTTCTCCTACGCCCGTATTGTCTCCACCATCCTGAGCATCAGCTCCACCTCAGGCAGAACCAAggccttctccacctgctcctcccacctCATTGCAGTGACCCTGTTCTTTGGCTCAGGGTTGATTCGCTACCTTatgcccacatctggctcctccCTGGATATGCTCTCCTCCTTGCAGTACAGTGCAGTCACACCCTTGCTGAATCCCCTCATCTACAGCCTAAAGAACCAAGAGGTGAAGGCGGCTGTGAGAAGGACACTGGGAAAAATCCTGCACTATTTGAGGTAGTGAACAAGGACACAGAGTGTGGCAGATGAGTTTGCCTTGCCAACTGCTTGAACCTACAGTAGGATTCTGGACCACTAACTGGAAGGGAGCCCtaaaccaccctctccctggctATACtgccaacaaaaaataaaatacacaaaatcctATCTTATTTAGCTCTTTAGATataaggtctatttttaattctgCCCTTTCACACCAACAGCACCACTTCTTTTGTAGAGGTCACAGATGTTGTATCTCCTGAATTAATCAGCaatgtactttatttttcatCCTTATTAATTTTGTCTTGCTGATCTACTTTGTTAAAAATTATGCATTTTATTCTCCTTCATAATTTTTAGAcaatttttacttcttctttatcaCTCCATACTAGTCTTAAATCTGTATTTATGAAGttcaacttttttattattattatattatgttagtcaccatacagtatgtcattagtttttgatgtagcgttccaagattcattgtttacgtataacacacagtgctccatgcaatacgtgccctctttaatacccatcaccgggttaacccatccccccacccctcccctctgaaaccctcattttgtttctcagagtccacagtctctcatgctttgtctccccctcttatttcccctgcttcatttttcccttccttctcctaatgtcctccatgctattccttatgctccagaagtaagtgaaactatatgataattaactttctctgcttgacttacttcactcagcatcatctcctccagtcccatccaggctgatgcaaaagttgggtattcatcctttctgatggctaagtaatattccattgtgtatatgaaccacattgcagttcacctttaaaaaaaaaatatgttgacaCCTCCCATCAAATATtataaactcattttattttaacaatccttcctcctggggtgcctgggtggctcagtcgcttagtgtctgccttcggctcaggtcatgatctcagggttctgggatcgagccctgcatgcaTCTCCCTGCTTggtagaaagcctgcttctccctctcctactcctcctgcttgtgttccctctctctgtcaaacaaataaataaaatctttaaaaaaaaaaaatccctcctccTTCTGCCGCTTCAACCTCTTTCCTCCattgttttgggatttttttgtttgtttttacattctggaattttttttaagaatttacttatttatttgacagactgagatcacaagtaggcagagtggcaggcagagagaaagggggaagcaggctccctgctgagcagagagctggatgcggggcttgttcccaggactctgagaccatgacctgagccgaagccagaggcttaaccctctgagccacccaggcgccccatacattCTGGAATTTTTGTCCCTAGATTTTATCAACATATTATTGTCTTTATATTAGTTGCTGTTGAATCAATTAAATTCTGGATTTCAATCATAATCTATAGTTATTTAGGCTTCATCctatgttaaaatttatttactattCACTGGCAACCCTTTGGTGGCACATTCCCCCATTCTACTTCCTTTCTGCGCAGCAGAGCATAATGGTTATGTACACGGTCTTAGGAGCCTCATTGCCTGTGTTCATATCCTGATTCTGCCCATATAAGTTTTATAATCCTGACAAATTGCTTACCTACTCTGTACctgttttctacatataaaattgGGATAACAAGAGTATCTACACTGTATAGTTAGCATGAGGATTAATGAAATGGGAGATAGAGCACTAGAACACCAACAGCCATCATTTGAGTGTTACTGATCATTATTCAtgagttcttcatttcttttttttaagattttatttatttatttgacagagagagagatcacaagtaggcagagagacaggcagagagagggggaagcaggctccctgctgagcagagagcccgatgtggggctcaatcccaagaccctgagatcatgacctgagccaaaggcagaggcttaacccactgagccacccaggcaccccaagttcttCATTTCATCTGCTTTGATTTAGTTGTAATATGCActtgtctagattttttttaaggaatggcTACTGCAGAATATTCCAAGACATTGCATATCTGAAAATCTCTTtattttaggggtgcttgggtagctcagtcagttaagtgtcccactcttggtttcggcttgggtcataatctcagggtcatgaatttgagttgtatgtcaggctccacactcagcatggaacctgcttagaattctctctctccccctccttccgtCCCCactccaccctctctctcttaaaaaaaaaaaaaatgactttctgCCCATGGACGCCGCCAAGTAAGCATCGTTAAAGTCTCCCCTCCCACTGCCATCATGTCTaagtcagagtctcccaaagagcctgaacagcTGCGGAAGCTCTTCATCGGAggtctgagctttgaaacaaccgatgagagtctgaggagccattttgAGCAGTGGGGAGCACTTACGGACTGTGTGGTCatgagagatccaaacaccaagcgctccagaggctttgggtttgCCACATATGCCCCTGTGGAGGAGGTGGATGCAGCCATGAATgcaaggccacacaaggtggatggaagagttgtggaaccaaagagggctgtctcaagattctcaaagacctggtgcccacttaactgtgaaaaagatttttgttggtggcattaaagaagacactgaagaacatcatctaagagatGATTTCGAACAGTATGGGAAAATCGAAgtgattgagatcatgactgaccgaggcagtggcaaaaagaggggttttgcttttgtaacatttaATGACCATGATTCTGCAGAcaagattgtcattcaaaaatcccatactgtgaatggccacaactgtgaagtaaggaaagcgctctctaagcaagagatggctagtgctccatccagccaaagaggtcgaagtggttctggaaactttggtggtggtcgtggaggtggttttggtgggaatgacaactttggtCGCAGAGGAATCTTCAGCGGTGgaggtggctttggtggcagtcgaggtggtggtggatatggtggcagtggggatggctagaacggatttggtaatgatggaagcaactttggaggtggcagaagctataatgattttggcaattacaacaatcaatcctcaaattttggacccatgaaaggaggcaattttggaggcagaagctctggcccttatggtggtggaggccaatacttcaccaaaccacgaaaccaaggtggctatggtggttccagcagcagcagtagctacggcagtggcagaaggttttaattactgccaggaaacagagcttagcaggagaggagagccagagaagtgacagggaagctacaggttacaacagatttgtgaactcagccaagcacagtggtgGCAGGGCCTGGCTGCTACAgagaagacatgttttagacaatactcatgtgtatgggcaaaaaaaactcaaggactgtatttgtgactaattgtataacaggttatttagtttctgttctgtgggaagtgtaaagcattccaacaaagggttttaatgtagtttttttttttgcacccatgctgttgattgctaaatgtaatagtctgatcatgacgctgaataaatgtgtctttaaaaaaaaaaatgaaagtctctTTATTTTGACTGTACATATGAATGAAAATTTGCCTTGTTACAGAATTTTGGGgtcccctcttttttcttctgtacATATTATACACTGTCATTTGGTATCTACCGGTCTTTGGAAATGCAAGGACAGAGTGACACTTTTGCacaaaaaaagatagaaaacaaaatagcACCACGAGagcacaaaaatgtttttaaaaaaatgttttttaaatagcattgTAGAAAATGCCAATAAGCATGTATTACAACAACGATGGAAATGTAAagtcatcaaattaaaaagaaaagattttaagattGGGTTATGAGAGCTATATgttatatacaaaataaagaCTTCAAAAATAAAGACTTTGTAAAGGataaacttgtggaatcactatgctGTGCTCCTGGAACTAATGTAAACACTGTGTCTCAACTACACTAAAGAAATCTATTgtcttaaacaataaaaattataatctcaaggtgtttgggtggctcagtcagttgagcatccagttcttgatttcgactcaggtcatgatctcagggtagttagattgagccccccatcaagcttaagattctctctccctcttcttctgcctctcccccatctctctctctctctctttaaaaataaatactaaataaaatcttttaaagaaattatactcTTAAAACAAGACTTGCAAATGACTCATGAAGGTTGAAATTTTTTAACAATTGCTCAAACATCTAAACTAGAAAATGCATATGAGAAAGTAGCTTTCAAGCTCTCATTTTCAGTCAAAATTGAATtcgaagcaaaaaaaaaaaattagttcctGTACCcatgaggctaataatacattatatgttaataaaaaaaattagttgaagaGTCTAGCACAGTAGTCAAACATGTAGTAAATGCTCAAGAAAAATGTGCTGACTGAATGAATATTACTCTCAAATTTAGATGGGTACAAACACAATGATACCTATATGTcacaaagaagataaaatgacTGAACATTAACTGCTCAAGTCACAGAACATAAAATACTGTAGAAAATAATAAGGGAAATTAACAAATTCATAATAATTATGGGAGActttttttcaatgtatttatgGGTACTTTTAATCAAATCAATGAGGATCAAACGGACATGCTAACACtttcatggaaaaaaaggaaaaaattaaatgcttttgATGAGTATTTCTGCTGTATCCAATAGTCTTAAACCAACATGTATTACTAAATAATGGTCTCCAGGAAGAATATTTTCAGAGACATACTACCTATTTGAGACATTATTATGTATCATCAATAAGATGAAATatgtttgttttcaattttttacttaaattcaatttaggtAACATATAccgtattattagtttcaaaggtaatcattcatcacttgcatataacacccaaagTTCACTACATCATAtgccttcttaatgcccatcacccagttaccccattctaCACCCACCTCCCCtagagcaaccctcagtttattttctagaGTTCAGCCTCACTTACGGTTGCCTCCGTCACTGTTTTCaccttattttcccttcccttctcctatgttcatctgttttgtttattaaattccacatataagtgaaatcatatggtgtttgtctttctctgactgacatttcatttagcattataccttctagttccatccacatggttgcaaatagcaagattccattatttttgatggctgagtaatattgtagAAGACTTTCATACAGATTTTAGAGTTCTTAACAAATTAGTCAAACAGAagtaaaggcaaggaaaacaaggatcatataatttaaaacaatcttCTAATAAGAATATATCTACCCTGCATTATAAAATTTTAGGTCAAGGCTGAATAAAATGAGGAATTGATTGACCAGGAAGCAACATGAGAGAAATTTCTAAAATGTCAACAaggaaactaaagaaaagaataatccctccttttttttttttttttttttttttttttagattttatttatttatttgacggagatcacaagcaggcagagaagcaagcagagagagagtggagaagcaggctccccaccaagcagagagcccaatgtggggcttgatcccaggaccctgagatcagggcctgagctgaaggtagaggcttaaccccctgagccacccaggtgccctgaatacCTCCCTTTTATGGC
This DNA window, taken from Meles meles chromosome 7, mMelMel3.1 paternal haplotype, whole genome shotgun sequence, encodes the following:
- the LOC123947136 gene encoding olfactory receptor 8S1-like, with protein sequence MAWRNHSTITEFILTGLSNNPHIEALLFVCFLGIYLLTVTGNLMMLLVIRTDSRLHTPMYFFLSNLSFLDLCFSSVTEPKLLKDLLSEKKTISVEGCLTQVFFVFITAGTEAFLLSVMAYDRYAAICHPLLYGQVMSSQFCVKLVFISWCLASFNSVVILLLALNLDFCEAQTIHHYTCELPSLFPLSCSDISINIDILICSILLHGLGTFLPIFFSYARIVSTILSISSTSGRTKAFSTCSSHLIAVTLFFGSGLIRYLMPTSGSSLDMLSSLQYSAVTPLLNPLIYSLKNQEVKAAVRRTLGKILHYLR